In Mycolicibacterium phocaicum, one DNA window encodes the following:
- a CDS encoding citrate synthase 2 — MTEATSVSTPQVPENFVAGLEGVVAFTTEIAEPDKDGGALRYRGVDIEDLVSHRVTFGDVWALLVDGEFGRGLPAAEPFPLHVHSGDVRVDVQAALPTLAPMWGFQPLLDIDDDTARDQLAQTSVTALSFVAQSARGIYQPAVPQRIIDECPTVTARFMTRWQGEPDPRHIEAIDAYWVSAAEHGMNASTFTARVIASTGADVPASLSGAIGAMSGPLHGGAPARVLPMIEETERTGDARGVVKGILDRKEKLMGFGHRVYRAEDPRARVLRATAKRLAAPRFEAAAALEQAALAELRERRPDRAIETNVEFWAAVILDFAQVPSAMMPAMFTCGRTAGWCAHILEQKRLGKLVRPAAIYVGPQPRSADSVAGWDSITHS; from the coding sequence ATGACAGAGGCAACGTCAGTGTCGACGCCACAGGTCCCCGAGAACTTCGTCGCAGGCCTCGAAGGCGTCGTGGCCTTCACGACCGAGATCGCCGAACCGGACAAGGACGGCGGCGCCCTGCGCTACCGCGGCGTCGACATCGAGGATCTGGTGAGCCACCGCGTCACGTTCGGTGACGTCTGGGCGCTGTTGGTGGACGGCGAGTTCGGCCGCGGCCTGCCGGCCGCCGAGCCCTTCCCGCTGCACGTGCACTCGGGCGACGTCCGCGTCGACGTCCAGGCCGCGCTGCCCACGCTGGCCCCGATGTGGGGTTTCCAGCCGCTGCTCGACATCGACGACGACACCGCCCGCGACCAGCTGGCCCAGACGTCGGTGACGGCGCTGTCGTTCGTCGCGCAGTCGGCCCGCGGCATCTACCAGCCCGCGGTGCCGCAGCGCATCATCGACGAATGCCCCACTGTGACAGCACGTTTCATGACCCGCTGGCAGGGTGAGCCGGACCCGCGGCACATCGAGGCCATCGACGCCTACTGGGTGAGCGCCGCCGAGCACGGCATGAATGCGTCCACCTTCACCGCGCGCGTCATCGCGTCCACCGGGGCCGACGTGCCCGCGTCGCTGTCCGGCGCGATCGGCGCGATGAGCGGCCCGCTGCACGGCGGGGCCCCGGCCCGCGTGCTGCCGATGATCGAGGAGACCGAGCGCACCGGCGATGCCCGGGGCGTCGTCAAGGGCATCCTCGACCGCAAGGAAAAGCTCATGGGCTTCGGACACCGCGTGTACCGCGCCGAGGACCCACGCGCCCGCGTGCTGCGCGCCACCGCCAAGCGCCTCGCCGCCCCGCGCTTCGAGGCCGCCGCCGCGCTGGAGCAGGCCGCCCTCGCCGAGCTGCGCGAGCGCCGCCCCGACCGGGCCATCGAGACCAACGTCGAGTTCTGGGCCGCGGTGATCCTGGACTTCGCCCAGGTGCCCAGCGCGATGATGCCCGCGATGTTCACCTGCGGCCGCACCGCGGGCTGGTGCGCCCACATCCTGGAGCAGAAGCGCCTCGGCAAGCTGGTCCGTCCGGCCGCCATCTACGTCGGCCCGCAGCCCCGTAGCGCGGACTCGGTCGCCGGCTGGGACAGCATCACGCACAGCTGA
- a CDS encoding VOC family protein, producing the protein MTESQTFLAPHLVVGDGAAAIDFYVKAFGATELGRVPGPDGKLMHAALTINGSNVYLNDDFPEMCGGKSQTPTAFGGTPVTIHLQVPDVDAAYQRAIDAGARELMAPQGMFWGDRYSQVEDPFGHHWSLAQTVRVVSPEEIAEAMAAQQG; encoded by the coding sequence ATGACCGAGTCCCAGACCTTCCTCGCCCCGCACCTCGTCGTCGGCGACGGCGCCGCTGCAATCGACTTCTACGTCAAGGCTTTTGGCGCCACCGAGCTCGGCCGGGTGCCCGGCCCCGACGGCAAGCTCATGCACGCCGCACTGACCATCAACGGGTCCAACGTCTACCTCAACGACGACTTCCCGGAGATGTGTGGCGGCAAGTCGCAGACCCCGACGGCCTTCGGCGGCACCCCGGTGACCATCCACCTGCAGGTACCCGACGTCGATGCCGCCTACCAGCGCGCCATCGACGCCGGCGCGCGCGAACTGATGGCCCCGCAGGGCATGTTCTGGGGTGACCGCTACAGCCAGGTGGAAGACCCGTTCGGGCACCACTGGTCGCTGGCGCAGACCGTGCGCGTGGTCAGCCCCGAGGAGATCGCCGAGGCGATGGCGGCGCAGCAGGGCTGA
- the pnuC gene encoding nicotinamide riboside transporter PnuC — protein sequence MLQSLTTPLFTLGNDAVTWAELLGFITGGLCVFLTVRRHVANFPVGIANSAFFLVLFVSSRLWADAGLQVLFITLGFIGWWQWLYGNAGRTPLTVTRAGHREIAGCLVFVVVGTGALFALLRVTHDSAPFLDALTTCLSLAAQWLLNAKRLENWYFWIVADCIYIPMYISKGLNLTAIIYVLFLGLCVAGWRSWRRSLAPETPALAAV from the coding sequence ATGCTGCAATCGCTGACGACGCCGCTGTTCACGCTGGGCAACGACGCCGTCACCTGGGCCGAGCTGCTCGGGTTCATCACCGGCGGGCTGTGCGTCTTTCTCACCGTTCGCCGGCACGTGGCCAACTTCCCCGTCGGGATCGCGAATTCCGCCTTCTTCCTGGTGCTCTTTGTGTCCAGTCGGCTGTGGGCGGACGCCGGGCTGCAGGTCCTGTTCATCACGCTGGGCTTCATCGGGTGGTGGCAGTGGCTGTACGGGAATGCCGGGCGCACTCCGCTGACCGTCACGCGGGCTGGGCACCGCGAGATCGCCGGTTGTCTGGTGTTCGTGGTCGTCGGTACCGGAGCCCTGTTCGCGTTGCTGCGCGTCACGCACGACTCGGCACCGTTCCTGGATGCGCTCACCACCTGTCTGTCACTCGCGGCGCAATGGCTGCTCAATGCCAAACGTCTTGAGAATTGGTACTTCTGGATCGTGGCGGACTGCATCTACATACCGATGTACATCAGCAAGGGACTGAATCTCACCGCCATCATCTACGTCTTGTTCCTGGGCTTGTGCGTGGCCGGCTGGCGTTCGTGGCGGCGCAGTCTCGCACCCGAGACGCCTGCACTGGCGGCCGTGTGA
- a CDS encoding AAA family ATPase, giving the protein MNKHGLFIGKFYPPHRGHHAVIRSAATQCEQVTVLVMAAAVETLSLDDRVGWLQAEHAADENVLVTGIRCDAPMDLNDHNVWAAQIAAMRAGIRAAGAPSGVDVVFSNDDYGSELARWFDAKHVRTARDGFNSTAIRQDLAAHWDWLAPATRAGLTTRVVVLGAESTGTTTVSTLLAKHYAQRWPATAVVPEYGRDYTSLKWARHPELPLDELTWTAEDFDAVAAEQTRLEEAAAATGSPVLICDTDAFATAIWERRYLGDAARTAQPWISVPPRAVYLLTDHAGVPWHDDGMREGDLTVRGEMTGWFADALTAAGHSWVLLTGPLDARVDIAVRTVDALLTHRMTFGEPLTGPGFVHDFPR; this is encoded by the coding sequence GTGAACAAGCACGGACTGTTCATCGGCAAGTTCTATCCACCGCACCGGGGTCATCATGCGGTCATCCGGAGCGCGGCCACACAGTGCGAGCAAGTCACCGTTCTGGTGATGGCCGCCGCGGTGGAGACGCTGTCACTGGACGACCGTGTCGGCTGGCTGCAGGCGGAGCATGCGGCCGACGAGAACGTCCTGGTCACCGGAATCCGTTGCGACGCACCGATGGACCTGAACGACCACAACGTATGGGCCGCCCAGATCGCGGCGATGCGTGCGGGCATTCGCGCTGCCGGCGCACCATCCGGCGTCGACGTGGTGTTCTCCAACGACGACTACGGCTCCGAACTGGCCCGGTGGTTCGATGCGAAACATGTCCGGACGGCACGGGACGGATTCAACTCCACTGCGATCCGACAAGACTTGGCGGCGCACTGGGACTGGCTCGCGCCCGCAACCCGCGCTGGACTGACCACTCGAGTCGTCGTACTGGGTGCCGAATCAACCGGCACCACAACGGTTTCCACCCTGCTTGCGAAGCACTATGCGCAGCGCTGGCCGGCAACCGCGGTCGTGCCCGAATACGGGCGCGATTACACCTCGCTGAAATGGGCGCGCCATCCCGAGCTACCACTCGACGAATTGACCTGGACTGCCGAGGATTTCGATGCCGTCGCGGCCGAGCAGACCAGGCTGGAAGAGGCTGCGGCGGCAACGGGGTCGCCGGTTCTGATCTGCGACACCGATGCGTTCGCCACTGCGATTTGGGAACGTCGCTATCTCGGCGATGCGGCTCGCACTGCCCAGCCCTGGATCAGCGTGCCGCCCCGTGCCGTCTACCTTCTCACCGACCATGCCGGGGTGCCCTGGCATGACGACGGCATGCGCGAGGGCGATCTGACCGTGCGTGGGGAAATGACCGGATGGTTCGCGGACGCGCTCACGGCCGCCGGCCACTCCTGGGTGCTACTCACCGGCCCACTCGATGCGCGGGTCGACATCGCAGTCCGAACCGTCGACGCGCTCCTCACACATCGGATGACGTTCGGAGAACCCTTGACCGGACCGGGATTTGTGCACGATTTTCCGCGGTGA
- a CDS encoding FAD-dependent oxidoreductase, with protein MPHVITQSCCSDGSCVFACPVNCIHPSPDEPGFATAEMLFIDPAACVDCGACITACPVGAIKPDTKLTEAQLPFIELNASFYPKYEGKLPPTSKLAPVPDAPAVDQRPHGPLRVAIVGSGPAAMYAADELLTQRGVRVNIFEKLPTPYGLVRAGVAPDHQSTKGVTRLFDQITKRRGLDFYLNVEVGRDVTHAELLEHHHAVLYAVGAPNDKRLDIEGMELPGTGTATEVVAWYNGHPEFSHLPVDLSHERAVIIGNGNVAFDVARILTADPDVLARTDISDHALTALRASKVREVVVVARRGPIHSAFTLPELIGLTSTCDVVLDVADHELVRRDLEAEADALTRHKLEILAKLPDSSAPATRPRIRLAYELTPSRVLGSDKVTGIEFTVTGTDEVRQLDAGLVLTSIGYHGKAIRGLPFDDAAGVVPNDEGRVIDPATGNPVRGSYVAGWIKRGPTGFIGTNKSCAAHTVDRLVADYNASRLREPTAKAGALHQLIRDRRPDVVDMAGWRAIDAAEIARGGAERPRDKFIDVSDMLAAAANAPKPTLRQRLLSAFS; from the coding sequence ATGCCGCACGTCATCACCCAGTCGTGCTGTAGCGATGGTTCATGCGTTTTCGCATGCCCGGTGAACTGTATTCACCCGTCCCCGGACGAGCCGGGTTTCGCTACCGCCGAAATGCTGTTCATCGATCCCGCCGCCTGTGTGGACTGTGGTGCCTGCATCACGGCCTGCCCGGTCGGCGCGATCAAGCCCGACACCAAGCTGACCGAAGCGCAGCTGCCGTTCATCGAGCTCAACGCGTCCTTCTATCCGAAGTACGAGGGCAAGCTGCCGCCGACGTCCAAGCTGGCGCCGGTGCCCGATGCCCCGGCGGTCGACCAGCGGCCGCACGGCCCGCTGCGCGTCGCGATCGTCGGCTCCGGGCCTGCCGCGATGTATGCCGCTGACGAGTTGTTGACCCAGCGCGGGGTCCGGGTCAACATCTTCGAGAAGCTGCCGACGCCCTACGGCCTGGTGCGTGCCGGGGTTGCCCCCGACCACCAGAGCACCAAGGGTGTGACGCGGTTGTTCGACCAGATCACGAAGCGCCGCGGGCTCGACTTCTACCTCAATGTCGAGGTGGGTCGGGACGTCACGCACGCCGAGCTGCTGGAGCACCACCATGCCGTGCTGTACGCGGTCGGTGCGCCCAACGACAAGCGTCTCGACATCGAGGGCATGGAGCTGCCCGGAACCGGAACCGCCACCGAGGTGGTGGCCTGGTACAACGGGCACCCCGAGTTCTCGCACCTGCCGGTCGATCTGAGCCACGAGCGGGCGGTGATCATCGGTAATGGCAACGTCGCCTTCGACGTGGCCCGCATCCTGACCGCCGACCCGGATGTGTTGGCGCGCACCGACATTTCGGATCACGCGCTGACCGCATTGCGCGCCTCGAAGGTGCGCGAGGTGGTCGTCGTGGCCCGTCGTGGCCCGATTCACTCGGCGTTCACCCTGCCGGAGCTGATCGGCCTGACGTCGACGTGCGACGTGGTGCTCGACGTCGCCGACCACGAGCTGGTCCGCCGGGACCTCGAAGCAGAGGCGGACGCGCTGACGCGCCACAAGCTCGAGATCCTCGCCAAGCTGCCCGACAGTTCCGCACCGGCCACCCGGCCGCGGATCCGGCTGGCCTATGAGCTGACCCCTTCCCGGGTGCTCGGCTCGGACAAGGTCACCGGCATCGAGTTCACCGTGACCGGCACCGACGAGGTCCGTCAGCTCGACGCGGGCCTGGTGCTGACGTCAATCGGCTACCACGGCAAGGCAATTCGTGGTCTGCCGTTCGACGATGCGGCCGGCGTGGTCCCCAACGACGAGGGCCGCGTCATCGATCCGGCCACCGGCAACCCGGTCCGCGGCAGCTATGTCGCGGGCTGGATCAAGCGTGGGCCGACGGGCTTCATCGGCACCAACAAGTCGTGCGCCGCGCACACCGTCGACCGGCTGGTCGCGGACTACAACGCCAGCCGTCTGCGTGAGCCGACCGCGAAAGCCGGTGCGCTGCATCAGCTCATCCGCGACCGGCGACCCGACGTGGTCGACATGGCGGGGTGGCGGGCCATCGACGCGGCCGAGATCGCGCGGGGCGGCGCCGAGCGGCCGAGGGACAAGTTCATCGACGTGTCCGACATGCTGGCCGCGGCCGCCAACGCACCCAAGCCGACGCTCCGTCAGCGGCTCCTCAGCGCCTTCTCCTGA
- a CDS encoding AurF N-oxygenase family protein: protein MARTRMIRRWRRNMDVLDDTVYVEKLATLSEGSVRRNFNPYQDIAWDSPEFAVVPNDPRWILPDTDPLGGHPWYQAQSEERKIEIGMWRQANVAKVGLHFENILIRGLMEYAFWVPNGSPEFRYCTHEAIEEGNHTLMFQEMVNHMGVDVPGMPKLLKWIQPLIPLAAGPAPIPFFFGVLAGEEPIDHTQKNILREGSELHPIMERVMAIHVAEEARHISFAHEYLHKRVPELSRWKKFWLSLFVPLTMRILCSAIIVPPRVFWKTFDIPRSVRDELFFDAPESRMFLRNMFSDVRMLAYDTGLMNPLAKLMWKICKIDGPPSRYRSEPQRQHVVVAA, encoded by the coding sequence ATGGCTCGTACCCGGATGATCCGTCGTTGGCGCCGGAACATGGACGTGCTGGATGACACTGTCTACGTGGAGAAGCTTGCCACGCTGTCCGAGGGGTCGGTGCGGCGCAACTTCAACCCGTATCAGGACATCGCCTGGGATTCTCCCGAGTTCGCGGTCGTGCCCAACGACCCGCGCTGGATCCTCCCCGACACCGATCCTCTCGGTGGCCACCCGTGGTACCAGGCGCAGTCGGAGGAACGCAAGATCGAAATCGGCATGTGGCGTCAGGCCAACGTTGCCAAGGTCGGCCTGCACTTCGAGAACATCCTGATCCGCGGCCTGATGGAGTACGCGTTCTGGGTTCCGAACGGCTCGCCCGAGTTCCGCTACTGCACTCACGAGGCCATCGAAGAGGGCAACCACACCCTGATGTTCCAGGAGATGGTCAACCACATGGGGGTTGACGTCCCGGGCATGCCCAAGCTGCTGAAGTGGATTCAGCCGCTGATCCCGCTGGCCGCCGGCCCGGCGCCCATCCCGTTCTTCTTCGGCGTGCTCGCCGGTGAGGAGCCCATCGACCACACCCAGAAGAACATCCTGCGTGAGGGCTCGGAGCTGCACCCGATCATGGAGCGGGTCATGGCCATCCACGTGGCCGAGGAAGCCCGGCACATCTCGTTCGCGCACGAGTACCTGCACAAGCGCGTCCCCGAACTGAGCCGCTGGAAGAAGTTCTGGCTCTCGCTGTTCGTGCCGCTGACCATGCGCATCCTGTGCTCGGCGATCATCGTGCCGCCGCGTGTCTTCTGGAAGACCTTCGACATCCCGCGCTCGGTGCGCGACGAACTGTTCTTCGACGCTCCCGAGTCGCGCATGTTCCTGCGCAACATGTTCTCCGACGTCCGCATGCTGGCGTACGACACCGGTCTGATGAACCCGCTGGCCAAGCTCATGTGGAAGATCTGCAAGATCGACGGCCCGCCGAGCCGGTACCGCAGCGAGCCGCAGCGTCAGCACGTCGTGGTCGCCGCCTGA
- the serC gene encoding phosphoserine transaminase — MAELTIPADIKPADGRFGCGPSKVRPEQLTALAAAGDLFGTSHRQAPVKNLVGRVRDGVKQLFSTPDGYEVILGNGGSTAFWDAAAFGLIDKRSLHLTYGEFSSKFASCVAKNPFVGDPIIIKADAGSAPAVQSDPDVDVVAWAHNETSTGVAVPIQRPAGDALVAIDATSAAGGLPVNIADTDAYYFAPQKNFASDGGLWLAVMSPAALARVEQIAATDRWVPDFLSLPIAVENSLKNQTYNTPAIATLILLAEQLDWLNGNGGLDWAVKRTADSSQRLYSWAESRPFTTPFVADPALRSQVVGTIDFNDDVDAAAVAKVLRANGIVDTEPYRKLGRNQLRVAMFPAVDPDDISALTACVDWVVERL, encoded by the coding sequence ATGGCTGAGCTCACCATCCCCGCCGACATCAAGCCCGCCGACGGACGCTTCGGCTGCGGACCGTCCAAGGTTCGCCCCGAGCAGCTGACCGCGCTGGCCGCCGCCGGCGACCTGTTCGGCACCTCGCATCGCCAGGCCCCGGTCAAGAATCTGGTCGGCCGCGTGCGCGACGGCGTCAAGCAACTGTTCTCCACTCCGGACGGCTACGAGGTCATCCTCGGCAACGGCGGCTCGACCGCGTTCTGGGACGCCGCCGCGTTCGGCCTGATCGACAAGCGCTCGCTGCACCTCACCTACGGCGAATTCAGTAGCAAGTTCGCGTCGTGCGTCGCCAAGAACCCGTTCGTCGGCGACCCCATCATCATCAAGGCCGACGCCGGCAGTGCCCCTGCCGTGCAGTCGGACCCCGACGTCGACGTCGTGGCCTGGGCCCACAACGAGACCTCGACGGGTGTCGCGGTGCCGATCCAGCGTCCCGCCGGTGATGCCCTGGTCGCGATCGACGCCACCTCGGCCGCCGGCGGTCTGCCCGTCAACATCGCCGACACCGACGCCTACTACTTCGCACCGCAGAAGAACTTCGCCTCCGACGGCGGTCTCTGGCTCGCCGTGATGAGCCCCGCCGCGCTGGCCCGCGTCGAGCAGATCGCGGCCACCGACCGCTGGGTGCCCGACTTCCTGTCGCTGCCCATCGCGGTGGAGAACAGCCTCAAGAACCAGACCTACAACACGCCGGCGATCGCGACCCTGATCCTGCTCGCGGAGCAGCTGGACTGGCTCAACGGCAACGGCGGCCTGGACTGGGCCGTGAAGCGCACCGCCGACTCGTCGCAGCGGCTGTACTCGTGGGCCGAGTCGCGTCCGTTCACCACGCCGTTCGTCGCCGATCCGGCACTGCGGTCCCAGGTGGTCGGCACCATCGACTTCAACGACGACGTGGATGCCGCCGCGGTCGCAAAGGTGTTGCGCGCCAACGGCATCGTCGACACAGAGCCGTACCGCAAGCTGGGCCGCAACCAGCTGCGTGTGGCCATGTTCCCGGCCGTCGACCCCGACGACATCAGCGCGTTGACGGCGTGTGTCGACTGGGTCGTGGAACGCCTCTGA